A segment of the Marmota flaviventris isolate mMarFla1 chromosome 2, mMarFla1.hap1, whole genome shotgun sequence genome:
atacataatattatataatgaGTAGATTCAGATTATTCAATTGCGGCAGTAGAACCCCCCAAGATGTGTCCTTCTCAGTGATTCCATGAATTTCTGAGtcttgcttattttgcttagcataatattcttcactTGTATCCATTTACATgtaaatggcataattttattattgtttataattaagtaaaactccattgtgtatatatgtataccacattttaaaattcatttattggaCAGGCACCTGGACTGTTTCCATGACTTGGTTAGTGGGAATTTtactgctgtaaacatggatgaatctatatcactatagtatactgattttaggtATGGGATAAATATTGAGGATTTGAACAACTGGATCATGCGATGGTTTCATTTGTAGTCTTtagaggaatttccatactgttttccaaggTGGTTGTTCTAATTTGGAGTCCCACCAACAACCTTAGAGGGCTGCTTTTTCAGAATACACCATTTTGAAATGCACAAACACTTGCCAAGTTAGATAATATTCTTGGCCATAAAACAAGTCAAATTAACTTTGAAAGTATTCAAGTTACTCAGAGTTGTACACAGATAAGCAAAGAaggttttatttgtaatagtctGACACTGGAAACAACACAAATATGCCTCAGGACATGAATGTGAACACAATTATGGCTTTAAGTACAATGAAATATTTGGCAATGAAAAGGAATGTTCTATTGATATAAATAGCATgatgaatatgaaaataattatgattaataaaagaaaaaaattgggggggggagTTACCAAGTATTGAACcctgggcactcaaccactgagccacatccccagtcctattttgtattttatttagagacagggtctcactgagttgtttagggcctcgattttgctgagactagctttgaactcacaatcctcctgtattagcctcctgagccactgagattataggcatgtgtcacagcACTCAaccaagaaaatttttaaaaggattgcATGCTCTCCAGTTTTTTTACATGAAACCCTAACACATGATAGAGTGTAGACTGATGGTTGTTTGTGGAAGGAGGATATGTGGAAGGACTGGAAGGAGATTATCTAAGAACAACTGAGCTTTCGGGGGTAAGGCACATGACGGTGGTGGTCTTTTTACAGCTGTATGCATGTATCCACACTCATcaaattttatatcttaaatatGAGCCCTGTCTCATATATCAATGTACTATAAtaaatttggttttaaatttaagaagtcaaaataaatatatttagaactCACATCaaagtcctttttaaaaacctgaaaacaGCTTAATAAGTTGACATACAATATATAACAGTCAGCATCTCATATAGTCATAGAATAAACTGAATTACATCAGGTCATTTGACCAAGATTCCCTATCAATTCAGACAATCTTGACATGTGTTACAGCACTGTCTATCACACCTTTCAGCATATGACCTCTCTGGcaattggaaataaaattgaattaaatgtGGTACTTATTGTGCTTATTGTCCCAttgaataaagtttaaaatactcACTGATTTTTAACATTGGGCTGATTTGCGATATTTTTTACTTATCTCCCTTTTCTGACTTCAAGAGGATACAACACTCTTATAAAGAAGACCTGAAGAGTTATCCAGGTAATTATTTCCATACTTGTGTTCTGAGCATAAAATGGGTTAATTTCCCCCAAGGGATGGCTTCAGGTGGTGAATATAGGTCATGCTGAGGGAGAGCACCTCCACAGACACTATCTCCACCCATAAATGGATGTAACACAAGCACACTTCAGAAGACAGAATCTGCTCTAAGAGAAAAGTCTGTTTAGTAAGTCATctgatttctttgattttctttaagataattcttaaaatattttcatgcctttattttaaagatCCTTGCTACACCTGGTGGGAAGAATGGCTTCATTAGCTTCTGAAAAATTTCAGAAGAGAATCCACAAATTTTCTCCTCCTACCTGTTCCTAGTAGAATTTCTATGGAGTTAACAAGAGTAAACACAACTGTAATATGCCTTGCCTCAGAGATGCTGTCAGATCCAGGTAGGAAGACCATAGTCCTTTCCCCATGAATCAACATGAACAGGTTCTAGTAAACCTTTTTCAAGTAGTCCCTGACTTTTAAgaggataaaattatttttattatcaaagaATGCATCGAATATGATGATAGCTCTTAGcataaacaaaaaagtaaacacaGAGAAATGTTATAAACCTGGTTATTACAAAATATGTTTAAACTAACAGCCTAAGAATAAAGAGTATAATTATGAACTATAGAATATAACTACATATTTCATCTGTAGATATCACAGAATTAATTAAATCATCTAAGTCCTATATATGCATgcaaaatgcaaatattaatcAATAAATCTGTTGTGTATAATTATTCtccaacattttcaaaaataatagttacaaaacttatttttaagtagCTATATGAGTTTTTATGGGTCAGTTGTTTCTCTCAAATATGCATAGTTATCTTTTAGTAAATAACTACCTCAAACATATTTGCAATAGTATTTGTGACACTACTGTCTATGTAATTTATTCCAGGGGGTATAgaaatatcttttgaaaatttagcccagaaaatattctgtaaaaagaaactaaattttgGTTAAAAGTTCAATTTGTTCAAATTTTGCAATGGGCATAAATCAATTAGTTgtaatattgatttattttccttagaaatttGGTAAATCTCTATGACAGAATATAACATCTATTTGCAAGTTATGAGACTATTATCATATATCTCCTTTTCCCTAGcaaatttttgtttgattttgcaatttttctctttttaatctgtACTTCTGTGTCCTCAgtaaaaggaaaggggaaaataatcacACTAAGGTAATGGATTTTGTTACTCACCTGCTCTCCTTGGTCCAAACTTGACATTTTAAAGGCtagaaaaaagatgagaaaaacaatGCCAAGAAATAATCATGGCGGAGGGAAATTATGGTCCCACCATCCAGCTTGAGCATAAAATGCCTGAGGGAAGTATTGTCATTTGCTAAGAGCTTGAGAGTATTGTCCAGCTTGAGAAGTGTTGTCGTTTGCTAAGAGATCAAGCTAAGCAATATTGGTGTTTACTACTGAAGGTTTAATTTTACATTCATTCAGTACTAATATTCCAAAGGTGCAATTTACTTACACATGTATGCAAATGCAATTTATTcccaatttataaatatatatatatatatatatatatatatatatatgcacacacacatatatacacacatatacatgcatacgtatatgtatatatatttatgtagaaagcaataaaactgttgtaactattatatatatatatatatatatatatatatgtatgtatatatacatatacagagaGATGGATacataaagagagggagagagaaaaaaacagaagagagagagtaTTGTATTTTTGATGGTCAGGAAATTAATGTTTCAAAGCCTATGATTTTTTAGCATCCACTGATACAATTTAAGGTAAATGAGTTTTTTTGCTAACCTTAAGATATCTGAAACTTTCAGAGCTCATTATATTTGAATCTAAGTTTGAGTTCTCATCCACTTTAGTTCACTCACTTCTTTGTGACTCTATagtgaacatatttttttcctaaccCGCTCACCTTACAAAATACATTCTATCTTCTGATAGATTTTAAATGCTGGTAAATTTTATGCCTAGTTTTGCATCCAAATCATATGACAAAGTTTTATTATATGACCCTCAATTCAGCTTCTCCCATGAAGGTTAGCTCAAGACTTGTTTTAGAAAgagaagtaaatttttaattttctcatcttttaagagGATGTTTTATCAGAACTTGAAATCATTAAACATAGGACATAGAAACAGTAAGAGTATGTCAAATCATTTGTGCTGGATTGCAATATCAGTTCTCCATTATCTTCCCCagcatgatttaattttttttatataaaatgtgatgAATGTGAGTTTcaggctcaggttttttttttcacttagtagtGTACATAACCACAATACCGGGTGAAACCACAATCATTGTTTAGCATTTCACCTTGCTTCTctgctttcctccctcctttcttctgagAGAGCTTTCTAGGCAAATCATTTGGATAAAAATTCCAACTAACATGCAGGAAAGTCAGGCTCACATTTAGATTATTTTGGAGATATGATGCTATTCATATTTAACCAAGATTTCTCCTCACAATCATACTTTTTAATGTTAGATATGAAGAATTTCACTGTGAATATCAAATTCTAAACATTTagtctcctttctcctcccactAACTGCTAATCTACTTTCTCCAGGTTATTTTAGAGGGCATACTCAATAAAATGGATGGTGGAAATCAGTCCACAGTGTCAGAATTTGTGCTTCTGGGACTTGGCCACTCATGGAGTATGCAGGTCTTACTCTTCATGATATTTTTGATGCTTTACGTGATCATTGTATCTGGAAATATTGTCATCATGACCTTAATCATCACTGACCCTCATCTCCattcccccatgtacttctttttGGCCAACCTGTCCTTTGTTGATATGTGGCTTTCTTCAGTCACCACTCCTAAGATGATCACCGACTTCCTTAGAGAGAACAAAACCATTTCCTTTGCAGGTTGCATGTGCCAAATCTTTTTTGCCCATTTCATTGCAGCAAGTGAGATGGTGCTTCTGGTgtccatggcctatgaccgctatgtggccatctgcaaaccacTTCATTACTCCACCATTATGAGCCTGCAAAGGTGCACTGGGCTGGTGGTTTCTTCCTGGACTACTGGCTTTGTGCATGCCATGAGTCACCTGGCTGTGATAGTGCAGTTGCCTTTCTGTGGCCCCAGGGAAATAGACAGCTTCTTCTGTGATATGCCTCTGGTGATCAAGTTGGCCTGCATGGATTCTTATAATTTAGACATTTTAATGAATGTTGACTGTGGGTTTGTGGCTGTAACCTGCTTTATCCTCTTGCTGATATCCTACACATATATTATTCTCAGTGTTTGCCAGAGATCTAAAACTGGTGCATCTAAAGCCCTGTCCACCTGCAGTGCCCACATCACAGTTGTGGTGATCTTTTTTGTGCCCTGTATCTTCATTTATGTGTGGCCACTCAATATCACCTGGTTGGACAAATTTCTTGctgtgttttattctgtttttacaCCACTCCTCAATCCAGCCATTTAtacattaagaaataaagagataaaaaaggCTTTGAAAAGACTCAGGAGTTATTATGTAGGTTCCCAGGAACAGGCTTAATGCCCAGAAATTCACTGCATGTACTTTAAACTGACAATACACTGACCTTATAATATAGTTTAAACTTTAACAGATATAGTTTATAGCTATAAATAGTTCCAGTTTCCAGATACATCTGTAGATTTGAGGCAATGcagagattttatattttactaatcAGCCAATATTGTGAATTATTTCCCTAAAATCCATACAAGAACAATCCTTCATTatgaaaaaattatcttttcagtctttctacactatgaataatatgaaaaagaaCCTGCAAGCAAGCATAGTGACTTTAGTGTTCATCAGCATGGCAGCATGCTTCAGtacaggacaccaaataaaacCTCATTGTGTGTGAACCACATTAGGCATATCTGCTAAAATGGTgtggattttttttggtgggaaatGAAAGCATTCTAAAATAAGATTCTCATGTTTTTTTCATAGCTGTGTGAATATACCACTTTcaacttatacacacacacacacacacacacacacacacacacacatatatatatatatatatatatatatatatatatatatatatataaatgagttTTATGGTATGGTAATCCTATCTCAACAACACTGCTCTTAAAAAATCCAATTCCAGGGGTACACCCATGGAACTTATCAAAACATGAAAgctatttctttcaatttattcaGTGTGTAGGCTTTTTCTTCGTTTATCAGGCCTAGCATGGCCCAGGGGTGTCACTGGGACTTTAGTTATCCTCTTGGAGAGGAAGTCAGGTGCAAACAAAAGGGTCTTCTGTTGGCTGAAGCTTCTTTGAGCAGGGTGAGGTTCTGGCTCTTCTAAGGTAGGGAGACTGCTGGGGTAAATCTTTCATGAGCAACATCCAGTTGTTCCCACACTTTGGACTCTTAGGTTTTCTCTGCCAGTGCCCTGATCTGAGCATAACACCCATATCTGGACTAATTGCTTATATATTTCTGGAGCTGTGTTATTGCATTAGATGTTAAATGTAGGTCAGTACTATCCCTTCACCACAGGAAATAAGCTTCTGTTTTTTCctaccaaatattttttcaggcCCTTACACTGGACCTTTAAGTACTTGTTTGTAGCCTTCTGTTCACTATCCCTCTGAAGGGAGTCCTACAGTTTAGCAATGAGTAAACAACTCCCCAATAAGAATGGAATAGCTATTCCCAATCTTTGAACACCTGAATCACTTCCCTGCAGGGGTGTTCAtttccaaatgaatattttttccagtGAGGCCTGGTAGGAGTCTAAGGTTGGAGTATTGTGATTTCAAGCCCAGACTGggaaactggaaagaaaataaatttaaaaacaagattaaatACAAAGTCAGAAAGATTTTCTCAGATCCATCAGTGAAATCTTTTAACAATCAGGAATCTTCTTCCAGGACTGGGGTTCTATATAGTTCCTGGAACTGAATCTTACTTGTCCATCAAGTTGCTCAGTGACTCAGCCACAAATCCACATTTACCACCTACTTTCCCAAGCTATTCTCATTCCTAGTTGTGTAAACTTGGCTAATCTGAGAGGCAGACATAAAGATGGATTACAGTATACTCACACAGggaaaacagcaagaaaaacagAATTGATTTAAGAACAGCATAGAGATATGTCTAAAACATTATTTATGTAGATACAGAGACATTTAAAACAAAGAGTAAATCCTGTCAAAGTTTTAATTAATAGGAATtcaaaaatagagaaacaaatatttaatgatagaAATAAGAATAGTCATTCTTTCTAGTTATACTAACTGCAAAGTGGATTAAGGAAACTTTtaactttgagaaaaaaatatttggtagtTGATAAATGTGATAATTTCAGGTACATTTATGAGggaaaaattttaatcttttcatttaaGAGTTTGCACCTTAATATCTGCAAATTAATTCTCATATAATAACAGGAAATAAGAgtggcaaaacaaaaaaaaaagtactagttTAAAATGTTCAGGGTAGATCTTTTCAATATACAGGCCCCCCCAAAAATTTAGGCACATGGTAGATAtagtattaattattaaaaagcagtgtctttatttcattatcataacctctttttaaaaatctcccctGAGGTACTTTTTAGCCAACTCTGTATTATGATAGCCAGTGACTCATTATATTCTCCAAGGTCAAAGCAGGCAAAGGGGAATGGAATTCTTGTTTTCTGGGCTTAGGGAAcatcttgttatttatttgtagtttttcattTTCGTCCTTTATCTTAACTTGTAATTTGTATGTAATTGTGTCTTATGTGTTAAATTCAATCCACCAATGTATTTTAATTGATAGTGTTTTCTAATTtactatttcttaaaattttctccatattatttttaatggttgaGAATAATTCATTGTAGGTATGTTTCCTAATCTAGTTAACTAATAAACAATGGAGTAAAGCACACTCTTGCAATCAAATTATTACACACATCCTTATTTCCCTCATTGGcacctcctctccccctccccccccacccccgatgCTGGGCAttaaacctagggcttcacactTGCCAGGTAAACACTTtacaccaagtcacatccccagccttgtccttaattttttttatttaattgattttagttttttaaatacatgacagcaggatgcattacaattcttattacatatatagagcacactttttcatatctttttatataaagtgtgttcacaccaattcatgtctttttacatatactttgttttgttttggttttgcattacaattcttattacacatatatgccacaatttttcatatctctgtttgtatataaagtaggttgacagccaattcatgtcttcatacatgtactttggataatggtgtcCATCACATGCaatcatccttgctaattccctgcctccaccctttccctcccacccctcttccctacctagaattcatctattcctccaatgctcTCCTACCTTATCTCAttctgagtcagcctccttatttcagagaaaatatttggcatttgttttttggggggattgcctaacttcacttaataatttgttatttttttgcaaTGAACTTACTTTCATTGCaccaataaattaattttttatgtaatcTTTGTCTTTACTGGCACAAAGGCTTGAATCAATTACCATTCATTTTGATTTAGACCAAATTCATTATAGTTTAAAACACATAACTTTTCATCTATGtctgtgtatgtatatcaaaTTTCTTCCCAATCTAAGACACAGAGTCATCAAAGAGAGAAGTCCTTTCCTATAACTAGATAAAGCCACAGTCTTCTTATTTGACTAGTTGATGTGTTCAGCAGCTCAAGGATTTGGGTTACAACAATTTCATTGTGAATGAACAAAGATGAATGGGTAACAGAAGCAAGACCAGAGGTTCAATTTATCTAAAGATGTACTGATGTTCCATTAAAAATAGAGGTTGCACCTCATGATCCAATGTGGAAAGGCGGTAGACATGGCTGCTTCTTTTAGATTCAAATGTCTCCTACAATCATCTATCTGGTTCCTTCTTCACTACTAAGGTGACTTTTAATTTCAGAACTTAAAAACTGGTTTTGAGTTATAATTCTTAGGTCTGGAAtagagttttctttaaaaagaaatgataaaacaaTACACTTTTTCATAGGATCAAACATCcacctaaaagaaataaaagcagaaaaaaatgaagggagtATAGGTAATACATATCTAAATAATGTTATGgatcctaaaacaaacaaacgatCATTGTAAAACAATGAAGTATGGCTAACTTCAAAGTCACATGAGAATTTAAGAACTAAAGTAGAAAGAAAGTTTCAGAAAGCATAGAGCTAACTTGAACTGTGGAGGACATGCTATAGTGGGGCTCAGAGAAGGCAGGTGCATAGGAGAGACAGGAAGAACAGAACCTCCTAGCTAAGCCTTTGATGTTCATTGCTGCCTCAGCTTCAGCCAGCCAACACCAAATTCACAGCTGAACCTACAGCATCTGCTCAGCTTTACCAATGTGAATTTAGACTTTCTAAGtttctttcctatttatatctCGCCCTCTTCCAGCTCAGGTGGTGGAAAAGGGGTTCCCCTTGGTGGAATGAGCTgtgtgagaaataaaagctaagagaaataaaacagcaaaaaatcACATAACACAGAAAGTAATTTCAAGAGTGGGGTCAGGATGGGCAATTCAATCATACAGATGGAGCTTCTATACTATGAGAAATGTAGCCGgggcctgctttatttatattaggaaatagcaaaggccttccatagaatgttaTTCATCAAAAAAGGTTAAAGGtaggctgtccagttcccaacgGGTTACACCCATCTCCTGAGCTACTATGGGGGAACTTCCTAGCAGAGCAGAGATAGAAATCACAtgcattgggcaatctattgGGAGGGCCACGGGTAATTGGATAGTTCACAATACCAAACCCAAATCTCCCTGGCCACCATTCCTGGAGAACACCCTCATGTAAATCACAGATGGCTTCCCACACTTATATCCCCTTCAGACTCCTGGGTATCAACTCCTTTCAACATTAGTAATTTATTATTACATAAAACAAGATTTTGAGTCACACATTCTGTTATACTATCAAAAACTCTCttgacttttcaaaaatattctattCAACTTGTCCCATTTATGCCTCATTTTCTCTCCTGAGTAAAAGAGTCTGTTTGCTATATATCTGGAAAAGAtggaaatgatttatttattaaaattaactgCAGCTACTGCTTCTTAAATTACAAACTGAAATAACTcattttactaaaattaaaaatgtgaaatatataaattacaaaataatcacCACTAATAAAGAAGTTCTTCATTAGACTTGTAAGCTCTACTGTTCTAATTGGGTAGGAATATAGTTGGTCAGCCATGTATTGCTCCAGAAGATGATATTTTATCATTAAGAAAATGGAAGTGGCACTGAAGCAAAACTTTGACAAATTTTAGAGGAGAACACCAGACCCAAGGATTTCATATTTAGGGAAACTGTCAGTGATGGTCTGGGTATTTGTAGTCTCCTTAACTCAGGTTGAAATTAATTCTCAAAGCTATATAGTATTTTGCAGTGGGGCTTTTTGGGGGTAGGTAGAccaggtcatgagggtggggcctCCATGAATTCCTTGTAATAATAGGGAGAGAGACACAAGGTAGAAAGCTTGTTCTATCTCACATGCAGACAGCCCACATAGCAAGAAGGACCTCACTAGAGGCAGCTGCCTGATCTTGCACATCTCAACTTCAGAACCGTGAGCCAAATAAGACATCATTACTCAGGAGAAGATCAGAGAGAAGAaagttgggaaaaagaaaaaaagcatgtaaCTTTCAAAGCAACAAGGGATAGAGTCAAAACATCAAGTGAATCCCTGTTACACTTTTACTATATTCGTAGgaattgttcatttattttacataaattaaaacctgataaatttcataaaaaaataagatgtacaTGCAGGTGTCCACACTAATGCTGACCTTCAACTTATAGTTCTGATCATTtattcttcacacacacacatacacattttgtttaatgatgaacccagcctaattccatcttaagattgggaaccatctcatcacaaagtcatgaaaaattaatttctgttttactataaattactgagatttcttaacttgtttggaattcctgcccatgccttgaactcacccatgcctggctgtccctgaccagataacaaccctctctgaaacctcagtgtcCCCTCAGAAATTcaatgttgggatctgaatttactccctaccttgaaatatcataccatgtagatcattaacctactatctgcctttatattatgcttgtcaaaatctttttagctgtaagttctcaagacacccctcttttgcaactttttgtgctataaaatctTTTTCCTGGGGAGCTGGCGTGCTGGTCTCTAGCCCAGGGTTTTCAGGAAGGACAGTcgctggccagcttttgtgtacacaaatacaagcttgctttaatttgatttaaagcaaaaatcaaaTGGTGGTCTTTCTTTGTATCATGGTTCAACATTTAGTTAGAAGAACAATATTCAattatataagtaataataaatactggtaaggatgtgggggaaaagatacactcatacattgttgatggggcTACAAATTACTACAATGACTTTGAAGATCTGTATGGAAATTATTCAAAGATTAGTAATAAAatcaccatataacccagctatcacattccttagtatttatccagaagaccttaaatcagcatgctatatgatacaggcacatcaatgtttatagcaatacaaCTTACAACTGCAAAGTTTTGGAACCATCCCAGGTGCTGTTCAacagattaatgaataaagaaaatgtgatacacatgcacaatggagttttattcaactataaagaatgaaattatgg
Coding sequences within it:
- the LOC139704547 gene encoding olfactory receptor 4K14-like; amino-acid sequence: MDGGNQSTVSEFVLLGLGHSWSMQVLLFMIFLMLYVIIVSGNIVIMTLIITDPHLHSPMYFFLANLSFVDMWLSSVTTPKMITDFLRENKTISFAGCMCQIFFAHFIAASEMVLLVSMAYDRYVAICKPLHYSTIMSLQRCTGLVVSSWTTGFVHAMSHLAVIVQLPFCGPREIDSFFCDMPLVIKLACMDSYNLDILMNVDCGFVAVTCFILLLISYTYIILSVCQRSKTGASKALSTCSAHITVVVIFFVPCIFIYVWPLNITWLDKFLAVFYSVFTPLLNPAIYTLRNKEIKKALKRLRSYYVGSQEQA